A stretch of the Musa acuminata AAA Group cultivar baxijiao chromosome BXJ2-7, Cavendish_Baxijiao_AAA, whole genome shotgun sequence genome encodes the following:
- the LOC103991200 gene encoding uncharacterized protein LOC103991200 isoform X4 translates to MAASANMVAYKVVFFALGCFMLATLIYTTVTDGSPFRIELLTPWMVATLIDFYVNVVAIVAWVAYKEPTWMKAFLWVILLVCFGSLATCAYITLKLFNITSQHLQDPVSQLLLRKDHEHNVKCSSIMIGRVLFSTLGIVVLVVVVYTVITDGLPFRTELLTPWMAATLIDFYINVFAISVWVVHKESTWISAFFWICLLICFGSSGEGIIIRILVYRSACRYRTVLSKTNTLVRITTCAYIVIQLLRLSLEDPMYHVLLDSRSKHGSTSAK, encoded by the exons CCACTGTGACTGATGGGTCACCTTTCCGAATCGAGCTCTTGACACC GTGGATGGTTGCGACGTTGATTGATTTTTATGTTAATGTTGTGGCTATAGTG GCTTGGGTTGCATACAAAGAACCAACCTGGATGAAAGCTTTTTTATGGGTGATTCTGTTAGTATGTTTTGGCAG CTTAGCAACATGTGCTTATATCACTCTGAAACTGTTCAATATTACATCTCAACATCTACAAGATCCTGTAAGCCAACTCTTGTTGAG GAAGGATCATGAACATAATGTCAAGTGCTCTTCTATTATGATTGGGAGAGTTCTCTTCAGCACTTTGGGTATAGTTGTTTTAGTAGTAGTTGTTTATACCGTAATTACAGATGGACTTCCTTTCAGGACGGAGTTGTTGACACC GTGGATGGCTGCAACCTTAATTGACTTCTATATCAATGTCTTTGCTATATCG GTATGGGTTGTTCACAAGGAGTCAACTTGGATCAGTGCATTCTTCTGGATCTGTTTGTTGATATGCTTTGGCAG TTCTGGTGAAGGCATTATCATTAGAATCTTGGTGTACCGCTCGGCATGCCGATACCGTACTGTACTGAGCAAGACTAATAcgttggtacg TATCACAACGTGTGCTTACATTGTCATTCAACTTCTCCGGCTCTCATTGGAAGATCCAATGTACCATGTTTTGTTGGACTCCCGCAGCAAGCATGGAAGTACATCTGCCAAGTAA